DNA from Streptomyces sp. NBC_01260:
ATCACCGTCGCGGGGCTGTGGCCCTCGGCCGCGTAGGCCCGCAGCACGATGCGCAGCTGGCCCATGACGGCCGCGGCATGGATGTCGTGCCCCTGTACGTCACCGATGACGGCGCCCACCCGGCCGCCGGGCAGCGGGATGACGTCGTACCAGTCGCCGCCGATGTCGCGGCCCATCCGGGCCGGGCGGTACCGGACGGCGATCTGCGCACCGGGCACCTCGGGAATCCGACGCGGCAGCATGGCCTGCTGGAGCCCCTCGGCGAGGTCGTGCTCCTGCTCGTAGAGCATGGCGCGCTGCAGGCTCTGGGCGATGGAGCTGCCGAGGGCGACCAGGAGATTGCGTTCGTCACCGGTGAACCCGTCCTTGTCGCTGTAGAGCAGCCCGAGCGCGCCGATGGGGCGGGCCTGGGCGATCAGCGGCAGATAGGCCGCCGAGGTGATGCCGAGATGGCTGATGTGGGCCCACAGGATCGGGTACGAGGTGGCGAAGTCCTCGGCGGACTCGATGAAGCGCGGGGTGAGCGTGCGTACGACCTCGCTCATCGGGTACGGCTCGTCCGTCCGGGTGTAGCGGGTGCCCGGCACGAAGGAACCCTCGGGCCCGTCCGCCACCAGATGGATGCGCCCGGCCTCTATCAGCCCCATGACCAGGCTCGTCGCGCCCAGGAGCGCCAGCCCCTGGGAGTTCTTGAGCACGGCTGTGACGTCCCTGACGGTACGGGCGTGGGCCAGCGCGGCCGTGGTGCCCTCCACCAGGCTGGTCCGGCGCCGGCGCTCCCCGTCCAGCTCGCGGCGGGCGGTGAAGTCGGCCAGCTCCTGGGTGGCGTCCCGGACGATGCCGATGATCCGGCGGGGCCGCCCGGTCGCGTCGCGCCGGACGCAGCCCTGGGTGTGCGTCCAGCGCAGGGTCCCGTTGCGGCGCAGGGTGCGGAAGTACGCCCCGTAGTTGCTCCGCCCGCTCTTGAGCGCCTGCGCGACGAGGGCGTCCAGGCGGACGCGCTCGTCCGGCGGCACCCGCTTCGCGAGCGTCTCCGGCCGGTCGTCGTACTCGTCGGCCCGCAGGTCGAACACGTCGAGGGCGGGCTGGTCCATGTGCATGAGGCCGCTGTCGAGGTCCCAGTCGAAGCTGCCCATACGGTTCAGGGCGAGACTGAGGTCCGGGTGGGCGGGCCACTCGTCCGGGAGTGGCGGGGCACCCACTACCCGATCATCCATGTGGGTCACTCTGCCATCATTTGTCCGATTCTTCGAGTGAGCTGTCCACCAGGTGAACGTGTGATGGAACACACCGCGCGAGCCGGCCGGCGGGGCCGTATCCCAAGGGATCAGCGAAAGGCGCCCCGGCCAGGAGCGCCGGATACCGCCCCAGAACGCCGACCCGCCCCGAAACCGGACGGAGGCAGCGGCTACCGTGTGCGGAGGGCGAACTAAGTCAAGCCTTACCAAGTCCCGCCCTGTCCGTGTTCGTCCGTTCTAAGGAACAGCCCTCCATGACACGCCCCGTCCGCGTAGCCATCGTCGGAGCCGGTCCCGCCGGAATCTACGCAGCGGACGCGCTGCTCAAATCCGAGGCCGCCTCCGACCCGGGCGTGTCCATCGACCTGTTCGAGCGGATGCCCGCGCCCTTCGGTCTGATCCGTTACGGCGTGGCCCCGGACCACCCCCGGATCAAGGGCATCGTGCAGGCGCTGCACCAGGTCCTGGACAAGCCGCAGCTGCGGCTCTTCGGCAATGTCGACTACCCGAACGACATCGGCCTCGACGAGCTGCGGACGTTCTACGACGCCGTGATCTTCTCCACCGGCGCCGACGCGGACCGAGCTCTGGACATACCGGGCAGCGACCTGGACGGCTCGCACGGAGCCGCCGACTTCGTCTCCTGGTACGACGGCCACCCGGACGTGGCGCGCACCTGGCCCCTGGAGGCCGAGAAGGTCGCCGTCCTCGGTGTCGGCAACGTGGCCCTCGACGTGGCCCGGATGCTCGCCAAGACCGGCGACGAGCTGCTGTCGACGGAGATCCCCGCCAACGTCCACGAGGGCCTCAAGGCCAACAAGGCACTGGAGGTGCACGTCTTCGGGCGGCGCGGTCCGGCCCAGGCCAAGTTCAGCCCGATGGAGCTCCGCGAGCTGGACCACTCGCCGAACATCGAGGTCATCGTCAACCCCGAGGACATCGACTACGACCAGGGCTCGATCGACACCCGGCGCGGGAACAAGCAGGCCAACATGGTCGCCTCCACGCTGGAGAACTGGGCGATCCGCGATGTCGGCGACCGGCCGCACAAGCTCTTCCTGCACTTCTTCGAGTCCCCGGTCGAGATCCTCGGCGAGGACGGCCGGGTCGTCGGGCTGCGCACCGAGCGCACCGAGCTGGACGGCACCGGCAACGTGCGGGGCACCGGCCGCTTCAACGACTGGGACGTGCAGAGCGTCTACCGCGCGGTCGGCTACTACTCGCAGGAGCTGCCCAAGCTCCCCTTCGACGTCGCCTCCGGCACCGTTCCGCACGCCGCCGGACGGGTCCTCGCCGGTGAGGAGCCGATGGACTCGGTGTACGTCACCGGCTGGATCAAGCGCGGTCCGATCGGCCTGATCGGCCACACCAAGGGCGACGCCAACGAGACCGTCGCCTGCCTGCTGGAGGACCACACCGCCGGCCGGCTGCCCGCTCCGGCGCAGCCCGAGCGGGAGGCCGTCACCGAGTTCCTCCGGGCCCGCGGCGTCCGCTACACCACCCGCGAGGGCTGGTACCGCCTGGACGCTCACGAGCGCGCCCTCGGCGAGGAGCAGGGGCGCGAGCGGGTCAAGGTCGTGGAGCGCGACGCCATGCTGGACGCCTCGGAACCCGGCAACTGACACCACGGCCGACGGCCCCGGAAGGTCTCCGCGCAGGAGCCCTCCCGGGGCCGCCGGCCGTTGCCGGACCGGGCGGTCAGCCCCCTGCAGCCCCTTGATGTTGTGTCAAGGTTCCGTGTCCAGCGGTCCGGCCCCGATCTCACGCGACCTGGTCCGATTCGCTCGTCGTCTCAGTCGCTCTGGTCCGTGTGATGTGAGGGTGTTCCGTCCCGGCGGAGTTGACAGGGGCTCGTTGAACGGGCAGACCCGCGGATTCAGGCTCGGCACGGTTGGGGGTGAGGATTCAGGTGGTCTTGATCTGGCCGCCGTCAATGACGAACTCTGCGCCGGTGATGTTGGCGGCGCGCGGAGAGGCAAGGAAGGCGGAGAGTTCAGCTACTTCCTGGGGTTCGGTGATCCGTCCGGTGGAGATGCCCATCTGCTGGGGCACGACCTCGTCGAGGGTCTCCTTGGCGCTTTTGCCGGTGCCGGCTGCCGCGACGTCGGCGAAGCCGCCGGGGGCAGTCCAGAACGGGGTGCGGACCGGCCCGGGGGCGATGGCATTGACGCGTACGCCCTGTGGGGCGAACTCCTCCGACAGGGCTTTGGTGAGGTTGCTCAGCGCAGCCTTGGCCGCTGAGTAGTCGACCACCATGGGGAAGGGCAGGCGGGCGTTGACGGAGCTGATGTTGACGATTGCTCCGCCGTTGTCGGCGAGCAGATGGGGCAGCGCGGCACGGCTGGTACGGACCGCGCTGAAGAAGGTCAGATCGAAAACGCGCTGCCACTCGGCGTCGTCGACGTCCAGGAAGCTGGAGCGGGGACGGGTGACTCCGAGATTGTTGACCAGCACGTCCATCCGGCCGTGGCGCTCGGCAGCGGCATGAATCAGCAGGCCGGGGCCGCCGGCGTCACCTAGGACGTGTTTGAGATGTGGTCACAGCGTCTGCCGTATGAGGGTGAGCTGAACGGTCGACTCGTAGCGGACAGCGAGCTTGTCGTATCTGGTCGCGACGCCTCTCGCCTGCTTCAGAAGGCCGATCCGGCACTCGACTTTGTGCCTGCGTTTGTACATTTCGCGGTCGAAGCCGGGAGGACGGCCGCCGGCAGAACCGCGGCGGAGCCGGTGTCCGGCCTGGTCCCGCTTCTCCGGGATGGTGTGCGCGATCCCGCGTTTGCGCAGGTAGGAGCGAATCTGACGGGAGGAGTACGCCCGGTCGGCAAGCACATGTTCCGGCCGGGTGCGGGGGCGTCCACCGCTGACCCGGGGAACACGGATTCGCTCCATCACCTGCACGAAGGCGGGCGCGTCGCCCCGTTGGCCAGCAGTGATGACGGCTGCGAGGACGTGGAAAGAGGCATCGACGGCGAGGTGAATCTTGGTAGTCAGTCCGCCGCGCGAGCGTCCCAGGCCGTGGTCGTCCGGCTCGGCCGCGAGGCCATTCGGACGCGTCCGGCCTGGATCGTCAGCCCCCTTTTGCGGGCCCCGGCGGCGTGCTGGTGGGCCCGGCAGACGGTGGAGTCGACCGAGACTTCCCACTCGATGATCCCGTCTGCGTCTGCCTTGACCTGCAACTTCTTTAGGACGCGGGCCCATGTTTCGTCGATCTGCCATCGCCGGAACACCGCATACGCCGTCTCCCAGGGGCCGTATCGCTCGGGCAGGTCCCGCCAAGGCGAGCCGGTCCGGGCCCGCCACCAGATCCCGTCGAAGACCTGCCGCCGATCCCTCGGAGGTCGGCCCATCTTCGGTATCAGCGGCAACACCGCTTCCAGCCGCTCCCACTGTGCATCCGTCAGGTCGCCACGAGACATCTGAAGATCGTTTCACGACCTTGATCGACATCTCAAACACGTCCTAGATCGACGGGAACGAAAGCGACGTCGTACTTGTCGCACAGTGCAGCGAGCTCAGGGGTTTGGGTACGACTGCCGGCGACGAGGCGGGCGCCTTCGCGGCCGAGGGTCTCGACGATGGCCAAGCCGATGCCCTTGCTGGCACCGGTGACGACAGCGACCTTGTCGGTGAGCCCGAGGTTCATCAGCATGCACTCCCGTAACGCGAGTCGAGACCGAAAAATCCCCCCAGAAGTGCTCAGATCGACTTCAGTATCACGCACGGAAACCCCCACTGGGCCCATAGCCACGAGCCTGGTTCGGAGAATTCCCCCACCTACCCGCCCCGCCGCGGTAACTCGCGCTCCGCCCTGGGGCGCGGCGCGCGAGACTCTGGCGAGCTCGGGCCTGCCCCACCATCGGTCATGGCAGGAATCGCATCGAGAGGGTGAGCGTGGGGTGCTTCGATCAGATACGACGGGTGGCAGCCGACTTGTTTCTTGCCGAGGCCGAGCATCTCGATGCGGTGGCCGAGGTCATCGACCGGCACTCCGACCAGGACGCGTCCGGCAACGGGGCGGCTGCGGATGACGTGGTAGCCGCTGGGCGCTCTGCACGCCCGTTGACTCCGGCGTTCATTGCGATGGCCCACGTTGTGACCCGGTTGGAGTGCGTGGCCGCGCCTGCCGGTGCGGATGCGTGAACACTTGCTGTAACAGCGATCTCACGGAAGCGAGAACGGCATGGCAGCATTCGCGGTCCCCGGTTCACGGCGCCGAATACGTCGCGTACACATCATGGCGGCAGGGGCCGCCATGGCCCTGTGCACGGCCCTGGCGGCCCCTGCCGCCGCGGCGGACGGCACGACCACGACCAAACCCACCATCGTGCTGGTGCACGGGGCGTTCGCGGACGCTTCCAGCTGGAACGGGGTCGTCGAACGGCTCGAACGTCGTGGATACACCGTCATCGCCCCCGCCAATCCGCTGCGCGGGCTGTACAGCGATTCCACGTACATCGCCTCCCTGCTGGACAGCATCAAGGGCCCGATCGTGCTCGCGGGTCACTCATACGGCGGCGCCCTGATCAGCTCGGCTGCCGAGAGCAACCCCCGGGTGAAGTCGCTGGTGTACATATCGGCACTGATGCTCGACGTGGGCGAGAGCGGAATGTCCCTGGGCGCCAAGTTCCCCAGCGAACTCGACACTGCCACGAAGTCCGTTCCGTACCGGGTCGGCGGTGGCATCAGCGGGACCGACCTGTACCTCAAGCCCGACAAGCTTCATCAGGTCTTCGCCGCGGACCTGCCGGAGAGCACCACAAGGGTCATGGCGGTCACCCAACGACCTGCGGCAACAACCGCGTTCTCCGAGAAGGCCAAGGTGGCCGCCTGGAAGCACATTCCGTCGTGGTTCCTCGTCGCGAAGCAGGACAAGACCATCAACCCCGACCAGGAACGTTTCGAGGCGAAGCGCGCGGGTTCACACACGGTGGAGATCAACTCCTCCCACGTGGCCATGATCGCCCACCCCGAAGCGGTCACCGACCTCGTCCTGCAAGCCGCCACGGCGGCAGGTTCCGCCCGGCCTGCGCTGGCCACCTCCGGGTCCACCCACGACGCCCGGGCCGAGACCGCACTCACCGGCATCGCCGCCGCCTCGGTGATCGCAGGCGCGGGAGCCGTTCTCCTGGGCCGCCGCCTGAGGCGCCCCGCGCCCTGACGGCGCGCTCCGGGACGGCGTACCTTTCTGTGCGCCCGGCGCAGCACCCTGCACACCAGCAATTCGACCTCGTCCTGTTGCTCACGGACCAGGGGAATGCTCGTTCACGCCGCGAGTGAGCTTTTCCAACCAGGCTCGTGACGTACTGAGTTGGTGTGGGCGCCGGGTACGGGAAGGCGAGCACGGTCTGGATGTCGTCGCGGCGAACTTCGAGCGGCAGATGCCCTCGTGGCGGGCGATGCGGTTGCGGAACTTATGCAGCCGCTTGACCGGGTCTTCCACCGTGGCCAGGGCACGGTGGGGAGCGTGCGGAAAGGCGCCTGCCAGGTCAGGCCAGAGGCCTGGACGACGTCATCGCGGGCCTTGCCACGGAGCGGGACCGCCGTGTCGGCGTACCACTCCGTGGTCTCGAAGAACGCTACGGCGAGATCGCTGTTCCACCAGTACAGCGCGAGCGCGGCGCCGGCATCACCGCCTCACACGCCCAGGTAGGAGTTCTGAATCGCCCCGGCCCAGGACGGCCATCCGGTCGCAAGAACACCTGGCCCACACCACGCTACGACGTGCACACAGTCGGCAAACCGGGCCCCGCAGCTCGACGGACGAAGAAGCCAGCAACCCCGCGTCCACGCCGCACAGGTTAAAGATCAAGCTAAGGCTTGTCCCGCAACGCTCATGCGGGTGCCACGGGGAGCAAGAGTCCGAGGCTCTGACAGTGCTCGCTCGGCCCATTTCCTCGACGAGGCGTGCTACGAGCGGAATGTGAAGCATCAGGATTCGGGTTCGCCAACTATGCTGCTGTGTAGCGCTTTTGGGAGTCAGCGGTCAGTCGCTCACTTCTTCGCTCGACGGTGCGGTTCTCGGCATTCCGTACGGAGGGGGAGGGCATGCGGGGTGCATTGCTCGCGGGGCGCTACCGCCTGGGTAAACCCATCGGTTCCGGCGGCATGGGCACCGTGTGGCGTGCCACGGACACCTACCGCCAGCGCGGTGTCGCGGTGAAGATGGTGACTGGCCTGGCCGAGGGCATGACCTCGGAGACCGCCGGCAGGTTCCACCGCGAGGTCCAGGTCGCCTCCCGGCTGCACCACCCGCACATCGTGGAGATGCACGACGCCGGCGAGGCGGTCGTGGACGGGCGTCCGGTGCTGTACCTGGTCATGGAGGAGATTCCCGGAGAGCCACTGAGCCGGGTGCTCGACGTGCGAAGACCCTCGCTGGCCGAGATCGCCCGATGGGGTGGTGAGATCTGCGACGCGCTCGCTGCCATGCACGGCGAGGGAGTCGTGCACCGGGACCTGAAGCCGGCGAACGTGATGATCGGCCCCGACGGGCATGTGACCGTGCTGGACTTCGGCATCGCGCGGCTCGACGCCACCGGCATTGACCTGACGACACTCACCCGCACTGGCAGTGTCCTCGGCACCGTCGCCTTCATGTCTCCGGAACAGGCGGGGGGCGGGGGTGAGGTCGGCGCGCCCAGCGACCTCTACTCCCTGGGGTGCCTCCTGTACGCCACACTGGTAGGCGGGCCGCCGTTCTCCGAAGGGCCCTGGCAGCGCATTCTGCTGCAGCATCTCGACGAGGTCCCCGCCGCCCCTGGCCTGCGCCGCAGTGGGCTTCCGCCCGAGTGGGACACCCTGGTGCTGGAGCTCCTCGCCAAGCAGCCGGAGCACCGGCCGCCGACTGCGCTGGCGGTACGGGAGCGGCTGGCGGCCCTGCCCTTCCCACAGGCCGCGCCTGCCGAGGTTCTGTCGCGCATCTCCGTCCCGCCCGAGGCCGCATCCGTGACGGCTCCGGGTTCCGGTGCGACCCTTGTCGATCCCGACGGGGTGGCGACCGCTTCGGTGACGCCGGACGGGTCCGCTCCGCAGGGACCTGCGCCGGGCGCGGCGGCCGAGACGTCCGATGTGAGGGCCGCGGACACGGTGACGCACAACGAGGGGTCCGTGTCCGCGGTTCACCCGCCCACCGAGGTCTGGTCCGGCGCCCCGGAGCCGATCTCCTCGAATTCGGGGGACGTGATCTCCCGCAGCCTGACCTGGGGGCAGCTCCTGGCCTTCTTCGCTGGTGTCGTGGTGCTTCTTGTCGGGTTGGTGGCGGTCATCCTGATCATGTCGGGACGCGGGGCAGGACAGTCAGTGGGTACCTCCGGCCTGATCGTCGTAGGTGGCTTCGTCGCCTTCGTCCTGTTCGGTATCCTGCACGCCGTGTACATCGACGTCTGGCGACCGCGGCGGATCAAGCGGCAGGTCGGCAGGTGGTCGTGGTCGAACGAGCGGGTTGAAGCGTTCGCCGCCGTCGACCGGGCGATGCGAAAGGGCCGCCGGATCGAGGTCGTCTTCGAGCCCGAGGGGGGTGGGTGCGTGACCTACGTCATCTTTCCGAGCCGCTTCGTCGAGGCCGGGCTCGTGGGCTGGACGGAGTCGGGCGAGGAGGTCCTCTTCCCCGATGACCAACTGCTCACGGTCATGGCCGTCCAGGACGACGGCGGCGGCTGAAGAGCGGGCCTCGACTTCGTGTCGGCGCCTATCCGGGGCCGTCGGGGGAGGTTACCAACTCGTACGCATGCAGCTCCGCAAGAAGAACCCGATGCAGCCGGTCGAAGACCCCTGCCTTCTGCCACCGGTCCAGACGACGCCAACAGGCCTGCCCCGAACCGAACCCCAGCCCCAGCCCCAACGGCAGGAGTTGCCAGGCTATGTCGTTGTAGAGGACAAACAGGATCCCCTGAGGACAGAGCCGGTCGGACACTGGCCTCGGCCCCGGCGACCGCTCCGGCCACGGAGGCGGCAGCGGCTCGATCAGTGCCCACAAGTCG
Protein-coding regions in this window:
- a CDS encoding serine/threonine-protein kinase — protein: MRGALLAGRYRLGKPIGSGGMGTVWRATDTYRQRGVAVKMVTGLAEGMTSETAGRFHREVQVASRLHHPHIVEMHDAGEAVVDGRPVLYLVMEEIPGEPLSRVLDVRRPSLAEIARWGGEICDALAAMHGEGVVHRDLKPANVMIGPDGHVTVLDFGIARLDATGIDLTTLTRTGSVLGTVAFMSPEQAGGGGEVGAPSDLYSLGCLLYATLVGGPPFSEGPWQRILLQHLDEVPAAPGLRRSGLPPEWDTLVLELLAKQPEHRPPTALAVRERLAALPFPQAAPAEVLSRISVPPEAASVTAPGSGATLVDPDGVATASVTPDGSAPQGPAPGAAAETSDVRAADTVTHNEGSVSAVHPPTEVWSGAPEPISSNSGDVISRSLTWGQLLAFFAGVVVLLVGLVAVILIMSGRGAGQSVGTSGLIVVGGFVAFVLFGILHAVYIDVWRPRRIKRQVGRWSWSNERVEAFAAVDRAMRKGRRIEVVFEPEGGGCVTYVIFPSRFVEAGLVGWTESGEEVLFPDDQLLTVMAVQDDGGG
- a CDS encoding FAD-dependent oxidoreductase, whose translation is MTRPVRVAIVGAGPAGIYAADALLKSEAASDPGVSIDLFERMPAPFGLIRYGVAPDHPRIKGIVQALHQVLDKPQLRLFGNVDYPNDIGLDELRTFYDAVIFSTGADADRALDIPGSDLDGSHGAADFVSWYDGHPDVARTWPLEAEKVAVLGVGNVALDVARMLAKTGDELLSTEIPANVHEGLKANKALEVHVFGRRGPAQAKFSPMELRELDHSPNIEVIVNPEDIDYDQGSIDTRRGNKQANMVASTLENWAIRDVGDRPHKLFLHFFESPVEILGEDGRVVGLRTERTELDGTGNVRGTGRFNDWDVQSVYRAVGYYSQELPKLPFDVASGTVPHAAGRVLAGEEPMDSVYVTGWIKRGPIGLIGHTKGDANETVACLLEDHTAGRLPAPAQPEREAVTEFLRARGVRYTTREGWYRLDAHERALGEEQGRERVKVVERDAMLDASEPGN
- a CDS encoding SpoIIE family protein phosphatase → MDDRVVGAPPLPDEWPAHPDLSLALNRMGSFDWDLDSGLMHMDQPALDVFDLRADEYDDRPETLAKRVPPDERVRLDALVAQALKSGRSNYGAYFRTLRRNGTLRWTHTQGCVRRDATGRPRRIIGIVRDATQELADFTARRELDGERRRRTSLVEGTTAALAHARTVRDVTAVLKNSQGLALLGATSLVMGLIEAGRIHLVADGPEGSFVPGTRYTRTDEPYPMSEVVRTLTPRFIESAEDFATSYPILWAHISHLGITSAAYLPLIAQARPIGALGLLYSDKDGFTGDERNLLVALGSSIAQSLQRAMLYEQEHDLAEGLQQAMLPRRIPEVPGAQIAVRYRPARMGRDIGGDWYDVIPLPGGRVGAVIGDVQGHDIHAAAVMGQLRIVLRAYAAEGHSPATVMARASVFLHELDTDRFATCTYAETDLTTGVVQMVRAGHVDPLMRDVDGSCRKVPVEGGLPLGLSAEFGRLEYPVSTVELDSGQAMVLFTDGLVELPGADLDEGMQLLADRVRNGPQDLQQLADQLCESVDERGGEDDVAVLLLRRKAAHAPQPGGRLQQHVAQNDPEALSSARHMIRAAVRAWGAKDRADEVELAADELTTNALMHTDGGAIVTIRVLTGTGRWLRVDVEDRSSALPRRRDAGESGVSGRGLMLVDQLADAWGVESRGTGKCVWCEFSIPPRD
- a CDS encoding SDR family NAD(P)-dependent oxidoreductase yields the protein MLMNLGLTDKVAVVTGASKGIGLAIVETLGREGARLVAGSRTQTPELAALCDKYDVAFVPVDLGRV
- a CDS encoding SDR family NAD(P)-dependent oxidoreductase, with amino-acid sequence MLIHAAAERHGRMDVLVNNLGVTRPRSSFLDVDDAEWQRVFDLTFFSAVRTSRAALPHLLADNGGAIVNISSVNARLPFPMVVDYSAAKAALSNLTKALSEEFAPQGVRVNAIAPGPVRTPFWTAPGGFADVAAAGTGKSAKETLDEVVPQQMGISTGRITEPQEVAELSAFLASPRAANITGAEFVIDGGQIKTT
- a CDS encoding alpha/beta fold hydrolase → MAAGAAMALCTALAAPAAAADGTTTTKPTIVLVHGAFADASSWNGVVERLERRGYTVIAPANPLRGLYSDSTYIASLLDSIKGPIVLAGHSYGGALISSAAESNPRVKSLVYISALMLDVGESGMSLGAKFPSELDTATKSVPYRVGGGISGTDLYLKPDKLHQVFAADLPESTTRVMAVTQRPAATTAFSEKAKVAAWKHIPSWFLVAKQDKTINPDQERFEAKRAGSHTVEINSSHVAMIAHPEAVTDLVLQAATAAGSARPALATSGSTHDARAETALTGIAAASVIAGAGAVLLGRRLRRPAP
- a CDS encoding IS5 family transposase (programmed frameshift) yields the protein MSRGDLTDAQWERLEAVLPLIPKMGRPPRDRRQVFDGIWWRARTGSPWRDLPERYGPWETAYAVFRRWQIDETWARVLKKLQVKADADGIIEWEVSVDSTVCRAHQHAAGARKRGPDDPGRTRPNGLAAEPDDHGLGRSRGGLTTKIHLAVDASFHVLAAVITAGQRGDAPAFVQVMERIRVPRVSGGRPRTRPEHVLADRAYSSRQIRSYLRKRGIAHTIPEKRDQAGHRLRRGSAGGRPPGFDREMYKRRHKVECRIGLLKQARGVATRYDKLAVRYESTVQLTLIRQTL